CTCCCCTgtggatttgtaaaaaaaaaaaagtcgaaattattcttctttttttaaatgtatttatttattttttttgttaaaaatattatttgaatgaattgaCTATTCAAAAATATCAAGTCAAAATTTGTAAgttttcagaaaaagagacgaaaggtaaattaaaatgtttttttatgcctaaaagtgaccataaaatgtcaatatatatatatggcagtaaagaaaaatgttcaaaagatagaatgtccaaaaacaaaagaaatcccgATTTATCACATAATgtgcacaaaattgccaaatcagacagaaaattaattaaataaaagtaactataaaatgtccaaaaacaagaaaTTACCATAGAATGTCcacaaaaggaagaagagaggcattATGGACATACTGttttgttcatcacaatgttcaaaggtTTTGCGACTCCGGacagttttgttgttatttggcctaaaatggctcttgaCAGTAAAGGTCGCTGACCCCTGTACTAGCAAACACAAATATCTCCCATAATGTTAGGAATCagataatatttttgttgagatgagcagcaaaatgttgtagtttctttttttttctgagtaagCGGCAGTCCTGAAAGTTTTTTGGACAAAactttttgtaagaaaaaaaaatgaaacaagaaTGTTCACTCCCTCTTCATCCAGATTACCATTGGAGTGGCATACAAGGATATGGATCGCCAGTCTTCTGATGACAGAAGCCGTTTGGGCCACAATCCACTTTCCTGGAGCTTGTACTGGTCTGGGACCGGTTTCTCCTTCTGGCACAATAACCAGGAGAGACTCCTGGGCTCGTCCAAAGGCAGACGGATTGGAACCTATTTGGACCAGCATGCAGGCATTTTGGCTTTTTACCGCATCAACAACGACAAGGCTCACCTCATCCACAGACATGTGACCCAGTTTAGCGGTCCACTGTATCCAGGATTCCGGTTCTGGGGAGGAGTTGGTGCTACTGTAAAAGTATGTCATTTGGATTgaaatacaaatgaaatgtCTGCAGTTGATTGAACTATAGCTTTGTTAGAAtcacaagatgatttttttccatataCTTTTGTCCTTttatataatgaaaatatagttaataaagataaaaatcaaaataaattaatcatatACAGCTTACTGGTTTgatttgttcacttttttttctcattctgaCCCTGCAAATAATATGCAGTCAACCTTCTACTGTATAAGAACAAGTAAacgaataataaataataaccaTACTAACAATAGTAATAATACAGAATGGACcatcaaaacaacaaataaatttaatttaccCACCCCTTCTCATAAAATGGTAATAGTTATGTCTATCTCACCATTCCTTTTCTTATTTAAATCTGCATACAcatctatatactgtattatttttataaataaaagtacattcAGTACAGAGTGTCTTCATCCCACCCCCTAGCGCTACATATGCATAAAATGCTGTTCCTCAATAAAAACACCTGAGTTACATAAGCATTCAGCACAATGTCAAGTATAAACACTCAGTAGTACACCAAGCACACTCCcaaagaaaatatgaatgaCACAAGAAGCGTGTCACATTTGCAGGGGTTCTTTTAGATGAGGAATCCAAATGCACAATTATCTCTACTGACACTGAAGTACTGAATGAAGCTTCGGTTAGTAAACCACTTTATGACACAGTGGTTCAAAAAAGGTTTAGAGCTTCAGAATGCCTcgttttgccatcactacttaTATATGGGTATACAATTtatatgtgaatatgtatgtatctacaccctgagccacgacCGCCACATCGCTCACATGCACTGAAACACACGAGACACGACATGACCACACCATTCAGAAGGCATTAACTGACTAGGACCTGCAAGGATCCCTGAGCTGCCCGCGCCCGCCTGCATGGATTCCCAACTGTCTCCTGaccaaaaatatatctatataaatCCAACATACATTTGGAAACatgtaataattacaaaaatgaaaaaaatctacatttaaaatataaagtgGGTGGTGTTTTACaattaggcaaaaaaaataaaaaaatactgttggacaaaaatattgcttATCCCACACACAGTAGAAGGGCCCAGTCAGTCGATTTCTTTTTTGGATACAAGTTCCCCAGAAAATTCCATGAATAGTACATGCTTGGATGATGGCACCGCTGTCAGCGTGATCTCGGACTTCGTTGTCCTGATAATTGATTAAATGCGGTTTCAGTACAGCTGCAAAGATGATACACAATATCGACACTAATCATGTCTTTGCACGAGCATGTAGCATTAAAAGATCCGCTGAATCAAACAATGAACACGGAAAGTGAGCGTATTTTACCGGTCGCACCAAAACCAAATCAAAATGCTCCAACATTTGAATAACGCTTCCTAAATGGCTAACTACATAGTATGACATGAGTCAAACATTtacgacaaaacaaaaacgagctcagattaaattaaacatgacaacaacaaaaaaaaaacactaaacacaaaatgtacttaCCCGTGGTAGAAGAGGGGTGTCACACCAGTGGGGTCTGTAGGTTCAACGACCAACACGCCAACGTAGGTCGCCCAATCGTTATGGCACCTGGCACGTTATTAACGTAAAAGGAAATATGATTGTTACAGGCAGTTTTTTTAAGGCGTTGGTTACATTTTGAAACTTTTCTAGTGTTTTGTCATTACAGTATATGTTGTTACAGAGCTACAATTTCATGGTTTTGCTACTTTGTTGAAcgttatgaaaacaaaataaaacataaaataaaagtgaagcttttattttgaagcgtCGCCATGTGTCACAATAAGGAGTGTTTAACAGTGTAAAGTGGTATAATGTCGTTGTTCTCATCCGTTGCCATCCTTCGTCCCACATTTTCCTGTTGTCACCAAGTCGTGACACACTTTTATTTAAGTCAAGAGCAATTAAGAAAATGTCTTTGAAAGGATCATTTATTTAAACACactagtaaagtcataattacagaaaatacataatttgtccaaaaaaaaaaacatgaatacaaaaCTATGTAATTAAAAGCAGTCAGTCGTATGTCGCATATGTCCCGCCCCTTTAAATTAACATTGAACACAATTGAGGTTACTTGGGGTGGCCTTTGACAGTTTCTCACTGTGACAAAATACGTCTTTATGTGAAACTGGTCCATGGCACAAGCAAGTTTTGGGAGAGCTGGtttgaaaaaatttaaaaattaaaaataaaaaaaattaaaagaaagagATAGTTGCTGAGTCGGTTTGACAGATTCTCCACAGAAGGCAAAATAGGTTGTCGGATCTGACCTATAATTCAAAACAAAGCCTTTATGCGTTTGTGTCAGGAATAATAGGGCAGACAAATGCTTAAAGAGGGAGGAGCGTTTTGGATGACATTTAAATAGTTGCACACTGCATCAGTCGGTCAAACATTCTGACATTCAAACAACCTTCCCTGTTGCAGGCATCATGCAAGGTGAGACCAGTTTTAAATTGGATCAGACACAATTTCCATCAAAGGAGACAGGTATtcatatttagttatttttcagAAAAGATCAGCGCCAGGGTTTTATGTTATTACCTTAAAATTGGTTGCACTTCATTTGAGGCGATTAGGCTATGTGATAATTTACTTAGTAACATTAcacactctttttttccagCTGTCGTATTCCTTTGTCTTCTGGGGCTAGTTAGTTGTGACAATCCTTTTTCCTGGGGCGGTCCCACAGGATCATCTGAAGATGAGAGTACCAACCAAGAGGAAGGTAAGATTCTAtgacagtggtgtccaaaccaCATAAAGAAAAATTGAAGGATGCAGGGTCACTTTGAATTATTatgtttgactttaatttatcaagcacaccaaaatcaGTAAATCAAGCAAATTCGTAATATTTATATactatagttttttgtttgtttttaaacagctACCTTAATAGCTTTCTATAAGACAAATAGTTGaggattttacaagattttgggGGTGGTGAGACCCTGAaactagtgatggacaaatgaagcttcataaagcacttgtgatattttctgACCACTCTAGATGGCGCTCTTGGGTTAGAAATGCAGTTGAAATTCATTAAATTACCACTGTACTACCTCTTTATCTTTTAACCaaaagcaccatctagaggtggaaaaaatattgcaaagttaggtttaatgttagggttaggcGCTTACATCCAATACATAATGATTGGTCATAAGTTGGGGCATGGAAAAACAATTTCCGTGGTCGTTTTCAATTGGAGGACGACTACCTGTAACCCACCAGAAAATATCAACCCCTGCACCGTATCTCATCTCAggaccaaaacaagagcaatctATGTTATCTGACTATTTTATAAAGAAGTTACTTGGGAATCATTGCGATACGTTTACATTTTGGACCTTGCCACAGaacagaaaatgaaataaacaatttttgcgtgtaaaacataaatattCACCACAGTGTTTTCAAGAGAAATGTGacttatttaattgtaaatagttaatTTACATCTTTACATATTTAGAAAACCTCAACAGATTATAAAACTAATTTATTAgtggaaaatgtaatttttagtaAATGCCGAAGGCCACTTAAAAATGGACaatgggccacaaatggcccctaggctatagtttggacaccactctTCTTAAAAATGCTGTAACTCTTCTTACAGTACAGATGAATCTGTGCATCTCGAAGCATTTTTTGCATGCATGTGTTCAGTATGCGTGACAGACAAGGCGACATGCGGCTGCTGCATGATGCAGCAACAGATACACAGGATGAAGATGTTCTTTAACGCAAGCCTCAACGAGCTGGAGAAGGAGTTAGTCAGAACAAAAAACACCCTCAACAGTATCAGAGGTCAGAAAAATATAGACGACACAAAGAAATCCAAAACTTTCACAATGATTACTTATTGTTTCCAACATGTCTTCTTACAGCGAGCCGCAGTGCCTTCTCTGTGGCGCTAACCAACAGTAATTCTCTCAGCTGCTTTGGGCCCTTCCGTGACGACAAGCTCATCACCTACCAACATGTTTTCATCAACTTGGGAATGGGCTACAATGCGGCCACTGGGGTCTTCACCGCCCCTCGCGACGGTGTCTACAGCCTTGCCCTGACCGTCTACAGCGACGCCGGTTCCCCCGGTAACAGCCTGGCAGCCTGCGCCAGTCTGCAGGTCAACGGTCAAGTGGTGGCAGGCCCAAAAGAGAAGAATCAACAAGACCAAGAAGATAGCGCCTCAATTGTTGTGGCACTCCACCTGGCGGCTGAGGACAAGGTGTCCGTTAACCTTCCCATTGGGTGCTTCCTTTGTGATGATAAAAGCCACTACAACACTTTTACTGGGTTTCTTCTGTATGCTTCTGACTAACGTTCACCAGCGTGTGCCTTGGTTGGTCTCATATGAAATCTCtcagaatataataataaatatatacacactacTTTTAGTGTCAAAGTGGATGTCTGTGCATGGTGAGCATAAAGCTTGTTAACAATGGAAAATAATAAACCAGTGGTGTCACATGTGTTGTTTTCATTACCATCAGCATCATAACCCTAAGAGTTATGACGGTTATACCACattcatgtactgtactgtaacatacgccaaaaaatgtattctgttCACATTTTGTACAGTACGGTAGGTTAGCTGTAGCACATTACATACACAAGGTAAAGAATGTAATTAAAATGacattgaaaagcatttaaaaatcaaataactgtagacatttcaaaacaaagtaccaaaagaaaagacaacttacagtactaaaattactaaaagaacacAGTTGTGGGTGAACCAAAAGTTAATTTCAGATAAACAACAAGTGAGGGAATGAGATGCTAGATTTGCAGGAGAAATAGAGCTGGGTGTCATCCGCGAAGCAATGGAAGgaaatgtcatatttatgaaataTGGTGCCAATAAGGGGGAGGAGGTAGATCATTAAAAAGTAGGGGGCCCAGGGCTGAGCCTTGGGCAACACATGAGGAAACTGGATATGACTTGGATGAAAAGGGCTTAAGTTGAATGAACTGAGTGCGGTCTTTGAGGTAAGAGTGGAACCAAACCGATAGAGGAGAGTCTATTGAGAAGGATGGTGTGTGAAAGCAGATGACAAGTCAAGGAGGATGAGGATGGAAAGTGAACCAGAGTCAGTTGCAACTAGAAAATCGGAGGTAACTTTTAATAGAGCTGTTTTGGTGCTGTGTAGGGGACGGATGGTGGACTGAAAAGGCTCATAGAGGCAGTTGTTTGATAAATGAGAATGAAGTTGAGTGGTGACTTCTTtttcaagtttaaaaataaatggttgATTGGAGATTGGGCGGAGATTATTGTAGTTATTGGTGTCTAGACCAGGTTTCTTCAGGATGGGAGTGACAGCTGCAGTTTTGAACAATGATGGGACAATGTCAGTGGAAAGGGAAGAGTGGATAATGGCAGAGATGAACGGGAGTAATGAGGAGAGGCAGGATTTGACCAGAGTTGTAGGGAGAAGATCAAATTGACAGGTGGAGAACTTGGAGTTGTGAATAAGAGCTGTGTGTTCGGAGgaatgtatgtaaatatatatatatatatatatattgctttatttaacaaattgaaatcaaaagccGAACATGGAATCGGaggaatggggtagatgccacggacttccgacttccgggttttacacatcagcgacGTTGGTcgcgttccaacacttgcacccccacccctgcgccccccaaccgtctcaactatctgaaatgcttcggacactgagacagacacactacacactcgcagcctcgcgcccgtcgacgggaacgcgcaaccgccGGGCagaaaggcggaagcgcaagtactgagacgcggcccacacgtcgcaaaccggaaatggaaacaaagctgatgggtgaaaacctggaagtcccgcctcctccgtggcatatagtatatatagtatACCCCATTgtgaagtgaaaaagtggagagGCTTGCAGCAGATGGGCAGGGGTTCGGATATGGAAAGTTGCATAAAGGGTTTGGtgaatattttcaattttcaaaaacaGCATTATCGAGTTGCAAATGTCAGTTGAGTACATGTGTGGTGGTAATGAGTTGAGTGGCTGGAAAGTACTTTTAAGGATTTAGAATAGTGTTTTTGTATTGCCAGCCTTTGAGGAAACTAGACCGGAAAAGTACAATAATTTGGTTTGGGCAATGGAATCTTTCAATCTTTCAATGGGGCAAGAGAGTTGAGGATGCTGGTAAGTTCAATGTTGTACTGGGCTGCAAGGAGGAAGGGGTCAGTGATATTGAGTTCATCAGTCGAGCAGTTGGAGGGTCTAAGACCAGAACAACAAATACGATCCAAGGTATGGCCTTTGGAGTGAGTGGGGAAGTCGGAAAATTGATCAAAACCAAAA
The genomic region above belongs to Vanacampus margaritifer isolate UIUO_Vmar chromosome 5, RoL_Vmar_1.0, whole genome shotgun sequence and contains:
- the cbln20 gene encoding cerebellin 20, producing the protein MQGETSFKLDQTQFPSKETAVVFLCLLGLVSCDNPFSWGGPTGSSEDESTNQEEVCVTDKATCGCCMMQQQIHRMKMFFNASLNELEKELVRTKNTLNSIRASRSAFSVALTNSNSLSCFGPFRDDKLITYQHVFINLGMGYNAATGVFTAPRDGVYSLALTVYSDAGSPGNSLAACASLQVNGQVVAGPKEKNQQDQEDSASIVVALHLAAEDKVSVNLPIGCFLCDDKSHYNTFTGFLLYASD